The Diaminobutyricimonas aerilata nucleotide sequence GGACGGGTGCCGCGAGCCTCGGGGGAGTCATGTCCGCGGTCGGTCGACCGGGATTCCAGTCCGCCGTGGCACGTGCCTACAACAGCCGGTTCGGACTCGGCGGCGGTGCCTACCACGGCGGCGCTCACGAGGGCCCGGCCGAGTCGGCGTACATGGGCATCATGCGGGCGGATGCGCTGGCGCAGGTCGGCGGATTCGACGAGACCCTGCGGCGAGGCGAGGACTGGGAACTCAACTACCGGTTGCGGCAGGCCGGGCACCTGGTGTGGCTCGACCCCGAACTGCAGGTGCGCTACTGGCCGCGCAGCACCTGGAGCCGGCTCGCGCGGCAGTTCCACTCGACCGGGATCTGGCGGGGAGAACTCGTCCGGCGTCTCGGCGGCAAGAACCCGCTGCGGTTCTTCGCCCCGCCTGCACTCGTCATCGTGACGCTGCTCGCCGTGGTGCTGCTGCCGTTCCATCTCACCGGGCTGCTGAGCGGGCCGATCGGCATGCTGCTCGCGCTCCTCTACCTGGGCCCGCTCGCCTACCTTCTGCTGCTGCTCGTCGCTGGCATCGCCATCGACGGCAGCCTCGGCGATCGCGCGCGCTTCGTGCTCGTGCTCGCGACGATGCACCTCAGTTGGGGCATCGGGTTCCTCATCGGGGTCGTCCGGGGTGCGCGCGACGCGGTCGACACCTCGCGCACCGAATCCTGACTCGGTTCAGCCGATCGTGCCGTCGGCGAGCAGCCGGCGCACGATGCGTTCGGCCGCACCCCCGTCGTCGTGCGGCGTGAACCGCTCCCGCCACACGGCGTAGCGCTGCGCGTATTCGCCGGCCACCGCCTCCGCGTTGCGGATGCCCTCGAGCAGTTCCGCGCGCGTGCGGGTGAGGGCGCCCGGCGCCTCCGCGAGCAGGTCGAAGTAGAACCCGCGCAGCTCCTCGCTGTAGTGCGCGAGGTCGGGTGTGAAGAACACGATGGGCCGGCCGGTGGCGACCCAGTCGAACATCACGGACGAGTAGTCGGTGACGAGCACATCCGTCGCCAGCAGCAGATCCGCGACATCGGGATAGGTGGTCACATCGAGCAGCCGCGCGCCCTGCAGATCCCGTCCGTACCGGAGGGTGCGCGAGTGCCCGCGCACGAGCAGCACGGTGTCGTCGTCGAGCTCCGCCGCGAACCGGGCGAGGTCGACGTAGTCCACCATCTCGGTGCGGTCGTCGCGCCAGGTCGGCGCGTAGAGCACGACGCGCGCGTCGGCGTCGACCCCGAGCCGTCGCCGTACCGCGGCCCGATCACCCGTGGCGAGCACGTCGTTGCGCGGGTACCCCTCGCACCAGATCGGACCGGTGAACGCGTACGCGCGACGGAAGATCCGCTCGCTGTACGCGTTCTGCGCGAGCAGCACATCCCACCGCGCGCGTTCCCGCAGCACGGCGATGCGCTGCCGCCAATGCGAGGTCGGGCGGTCGAGGGCGAGCTTCTTCAGCATGGTGCCGTGCCAGGTCTGCAGCACGCGCTGATGCGCACGCGGCCGGTACCGTTTGCGCAGCCAGTCGTTCACCACGAGCAGCCGCGCCTCGCCGCGTACGCGCCACCATTCGCGGCTGCCCTCGAGGATGGGGGTGGCACCGTCGGGCACCTCCACCGAGAGGTCGACGACGCTCCAGTACCGCCGGGTGCCCGGGCTGAGCTGCGCGATCGCGGCGTCGATCGCGCGCGGGTTGTCCGAGGCGGACTGGCCGTAGAAGCTCTCGAAGAACACGGCGTCGCGCGGGGTCGGGCGCCCGCGACGGTAGCTGCGCTCGAGCGCTCGCTGCGCGTCGCGGCCGCGCTCGTCGTCGGCGAGGGGCGGGGCCACGCGGATGACGACGCCGCCGTCGTCGGCCACCACCTCCACCCGGGAGGCCTCGTCGTGCAGCTCCGGCGCCGCCGCGAGCAGCCGGATGCGGTGCAGCGGCTCACCGTCGTCGAACTCGAGGCGGTAGTCGCCGCGGGGGAGCGGAAGGGGAGCCGACCCCCAGCGCGAGAGCCGCAGCGGGATCTCCAACCGGAAGCCGTCGTCGAGCACCTCCAGGTGGCCGTCGACGCGCGCGCGGGGGCCTCGCGCCGCCGCGGTGCGTGGACGACGGCCGTTGAGCCGCCCGTGGAGCACGAGCGCGGGCACGTCGGATCGCTTCTCGACGGCGGTGATCTCGGGTCGCGCGGTCGGATGTTCGGGTGGGGTCGGCAGCGTCGCCGGGAGCTTCTCGGAGATACCGTGCAGGATAGCGGCCAGCACGCGCTCGGTGGCGAAACCGTCCCGCACGTCGTGGTGCTCGTCGGCGAGGCGCCGGGCGTGCCGGTCCTCGGGGGCGGACAACGCGGCGCGCACCGCGTCGAGGGTGCCCGCCCAGTCGCGGTGGTGATGACCGCCGCTGAACTCGCGGTACGGCCGGTAGAGACCGCGCCGCGTCGCGTACTGGGCCGCGTCCGGCGCGAAGAACACGATCGACCCGTCCGTCAGGGCGTGGTCGAACGCGATCGAGGAGTAGTCGGTGATGAGCACGTCGACAGCCGGCAGCACCGGCGTCACATCGCGGAGGAGGTCGGATCCGAGCATCCGGATGCGGGCGAAGCGGTCCGCGCCGACGGCGTAGTCGCCGGCGCCGAGCGGATGCGACCGCACGAGCAGCACCGCATCCAGCTCGTCGAGGGCGGAGCCGATCGCCTCCCACTCCGCTTCGGTGGGCACGGCCGGGTCCGGTGCTCCGTCGCGCCACGTCGGGGCGTACAGCAGCACGGGGGCGCCGTCCGGAAGCTCGCCCACCGCCGACGCGAGCGCGTCACGTGCGCGCTCCCGGCGCACGGCGGGGGTGTCCCGCAGCAGCACGTCGTCGCGCGGATCGCCCGTCACCCGCACGCGCTCGGGCGGCAGTCCGAACGCCGTCGCGATGCGTCGAGCCGCCGGCTCCGAGGCGACCGGGAACAGGGAGATCTGGCGCCCCGCGGTGCGGTAGGCGCGAGCGATCAGCCGGCGCACGAGCGGATGGTCCGGCAGGAACGACACCCGCAACGCGGCCGGGGAGTCGAGGTGCAGCCGTTTGAGTGGGATGCCGTGCCACAACTGCACGACGAAGCCGCCGCGCACCGCGTACCGGTTCACGTCGCCGAAACCGTGCGTCACGATGAGCACCTTCGAGCGCAGCGTGTGCCGGAATCCGGACGCGCTCGTCTTCACGG carries:
- a CDS encoding glycosyltransferase family 2 protein, whose amino-acid sequence is MAPEANHEASTYPGVSYVMPVLNEAGYIEAAVASIFAQEYPADSEIVLALGPSSDGTDAIVERLANADPRIRIVRNPGMDIPIGLNLAIAASRHPIIVRVDAHTELAPGYTLRGVQTLERTGAASLGGVMSAVGRPGFQSAVARAYNSRFGLGGGAYHGGAHEGPAESAYMGIMRADALAQVGGFDETLRRGEDWELNYRLRQAGHLVWLDPELQVRYWPRSTWSRLARQFHSTGIWRGELVRRLGGKNPLRFFAPPALVIVTLLAVVLLPFHLTGLLSGPIGMLLALLYLGPLAYLLLLLVAGIAIDGSLGDRARFVLVLATMHLSWGIGFLIGVVRGARDAVDTSRTES
- a CDS encoding CDP-glycerol glycerophosphotransferase family protein, whose protein sequence is MARFTFSAGNARKLVRLPLYGLGAVTTFLVPRSSRRWVVGSGIGVGEGALPLVRAVREHLPEVRVVWLAGDERELAEARAAGLEAAVKTSASGFRHTLRSKVLIVTHGFGDVNRYAVRGGFVVQLWHGIPLKRLHLDSPAALRVSFLPDHPLVRRLIARAYRTAGRQISLFPVASEPAARRIATAFGLPPERVRVTGDPRDDVLLRDTPAVRRERARDALASAVGELPDGAPVLLYAPTWRDGAPDPAVPTEAEWEAIGSALDELDAVLLVRSHPLGAGDYAVGADRFARIRMLGSDLLRDVTPVLPAVDVLITDYSSIAFDHALTDGSIVFFAPDAAQYATRRGLYRPYREFSGGHHHRDWAGTLDAVRAALSAPEDRHARRLADEHHDVRDGFATERVLAAILHGISEKLPATLPTPPEHPTARPEITAVEKRSDVPALVLHGRLNGRRPRTAAARGPRARVDGHLEVLDDGFRLEIPLRLSRWGSAPLPLPRGDYRLEFDDGEPLHRIRLLAAAPELHDEASRVEVVADDGGVVIRVAPPLADDERGRDAQRALERSYRRGRPTPRDAVFFESFYGQSASDNPRAIDAAIAQLSPGTRRYWSVVDLSVEVPDGATPILEGSREWWRVRGEARLLVVNDWLRKRYRPRAHQRVLQTWHGTMLKKLALDRPTSHWRQRIAVLRERARWDVLLAQNAYSERIFRRAYAFTGPIWCEGYPRNDVLATGDRAAVRRRLGVDADARVVLYAPTWRDDRTEMVDYVDLARFAAELDDDTVLLVRGHSRTLRYGRDLQGARLLDVTTYPDVADLLLATDVLVTDYSSVMFDWVATGRPIVFFTPDLAHYSEELRGFYFDLLAEAPGALTRTRAELLEGIRNAEAVAGEYAQRYAVWRERFTPHDDGGAAERIVRRLLADGTIG